A stretch of Salvelinus alpinus chromosome 4, SLU_Salpinus.1, whole genome shotgun sequence DNA encodes these proteins:
- the LOC139572882 gene encoding uncharacterized protein KIAA1143 homolog, translating to MAKMNKGPKANVSWVKPAEPSFLKKFKKDVGFKEGPTIDTKRLEMPALEDDSGSDREDELPQVVILKKGDLSAEEVLQIKEVKDGIEKEDKPPADGKILFKKPTKRSSDKFQGITASSNKKKKSEGKSEGGDEEKKEEKSEKKVKNKSLLSFGEDEDED from the exons ATGGCTAAGATGAATAAGGGTCCGAAAGCGAACGTATCGTGGGTGAAACCAGCAGAACCGTCATTTTTAAAGAAATTCAAGAAAGATGTTGGCTTTAAGGAAGGACCCACCATTGATACCAAG CGTTTAGAGATGCCAGCCTTGGAGGATGACAGTGGCAGTGATCGTGAAGATGAGCTGCCTCAAGTTGTCATTCTCAAAAAGGGAGATTTAAGCGCTGAAGAAGTGTTACAGATAAAAGAGGTAAAGGATGGTATAGAAAAAG AAGACAAGCCTCCTGCGGACGGCAAGATCCTGTTCAAGAAGCCCACGAAGCGCTCCTCCGACAAGTTCCAGGGCATCACCGCCAGCTctaacaagaagaagaagagtgaAGGAAAGAGTGAAGGAGGAGATGAAGAGAAAAAGGAGGAGAAGTCTGAAAAGAAGGTGAAAAACAAGAGTCTTCTCTCTTTCggagaggatgaggatgaggactAG